From Candidatus Neomarinimicrobiota bacterium, the proteins below share one genomic window:
- a CDS encoding RND family transporter yields MRWLIGLISRYPRCVVFFWILLTLILGSNIYYLQIDPDFKSMMPTDHEVIRNIDTLEAIFGGSEVVIVSISDDNILNNGTLLKINSMVSEIEKNPYVSKVLALTNANEIKGTEFGFEVRDLIEELPLKSEEDFAELRRKIIDNDQIYKRIVTEDFRHTAIVALLSTITSKEADREIYEFFKEIAEKYRSPEDIKVAGFPIIRYLMMRDMRRDLKVYLPLGIILMILLLVFSFKSWAGAFLPLVVVIMSIINTVGLMSLLKVKFVFIDMLLPVMLIAIANDYSIHLVAHYYEEYRLLKNHVEAVYGALKKVMTPIFMAGITTIIGFLGLQSHIAPPARIMGLFASFGIGIAFILSITFVPAFLNIIGQPTVLIDIRKNDTDKNNILVRMGRILLKRRKLFLMTSILISIILVPGISKIVVDTNPLHYWKENNPLRVAHEEVDKNFGGTSQINIMAKGDIKSPVMLRKIETLEEYLESLDHVTNPMSIVDVVKKMNRAFHSDSVEYEVIPDNRNLISQYFLLYSMTGDPEDFDFLVDYEYSQAQIVARVDVVSSTTILRIINKVKNFIKKNLSREEFPVVTGMAVVIGELVNLIVRGQAYSLAFSIVLVFIVCAVFFKSIRTGLVSIIPLIVAMAVVFGLMGYLKIELNVATMMLSSIMIGVGVDYTIHFIYRFRKELNSGLSKEESILQTLNTTGKGIVYNALSVIVGFSVLFFSRFLPIYFFGFLIIFSIATCLMGALTLIPVVIVSIKGEFFYERKREKN; encoded by the coding sequence ATGAGGTGGCTAATAGGTTTAATTTCCAGATACCCAAGATGTGTTGTTTTCTTTTGGATACTTCTAACATTAATTTTAGGCAGTAATATTTACTATCTTCAGATTGACCCTGATTTTAAATCAATGATGCCAACAGATCATGAAGTTATAAGAAATATTGATACTCTTGAGGCTATTTTTGGAGGTTCGGAAGTTGTTATTGTTTCAATATCTGATGATAATATTTTGAATAACGGAACCCTTTTAAAAATTAATAGTATGGTTTCTGAAATTGAAAAGAATCCCTATGTATCAAAAGTTTTGGCTCTGACAAATGCAAATGAAATAAAGGGAACCGAATTCGGTTTTGAAGTAAGGGATTTAATTGAAGAATTACCATTAAAAAGTGAAGAGGATTTTGCAGAATTAAGAAGAAAAATAATTGATAATGACCAGATTTATAAAAGAATTGTGACAGAGGATTTTAGGCATACGGCAATCGTAGCCCTATTATCCACGATTACTAGTAAAGAGGCTGATAGGGAGATTTACGAATTTTTTAAAGAGATAGCTGAAAAATATAGAAGTCCCGAAGATATAAAGGTTGCTGGTTTTCCAATAATTAGATATCTCATGATGCGGGATATGAGAAGGGATTTAAAGGTTTACCTTCCACTGGGGATAATTTTAATGATATTGCTTCTTGTTTTCAGTTTCAAGAGTTGGGCTGGAGCGTTTTTACCGCTTGTGGTAGTAATAATGAGCATAATAAATACAGTAGGGTTAATGTCGTTACTGAAAGTTAAATTTGTCTTTATTGACATGCTTCTACCTGTAATGTTGATAGCCATTGCAAATGATTACAGTATTCATTTAGTAGCTCATTATTATGAAGAATATAGATTGTTGAAGAATCATGTAGAGGCAGTTTATGGGGCCTTAAAAAAGGTAATGACGCCGATATTTATGGCTGGTATTACAACAATTATAGGTTTTCTGGGATTGCAATCTCATATAGCACCACCTGCAAGAATAATGGGACTTTTTGCAAGTTTTGGGATTGGTATCGCTTTTATTTTAAGTATAACATTTGTACCTGCATTTTTAAATATAATAGGTCAGCCGACGGTACTTATAGATATCCGGAAGAATGATACGGATAAAAATAACATTCTAGTTAGAATGGGAAGAATTTTATTGAAAAGGAGAAAACTATTTCTTATGACTTCAATTTTGATATCGATTATATTAGTACCGGGCATAAGCAAAATAGTTGTGGATACGAATCCTCTGCATTACTGGAAAGAGAATAATCCTTTGAGAGTTGCCCATGAGGAGGTAGATAAAAACTTCGGTGGTACATCCCAGATAAATATTATGGCTAAAGGTGATATCAAATCACCTGTAATGTTAAGAAAGATAGAGACATTGGAAGAATATCTTGAAAGTCTGGATCATGTTACAAATCCAATGTCTATTGTCGATGTTGTAAAGAAAATGAATAGAGCGTTTCATTCCGATAGTGTTGAGTATGAAGTCATACCAGATAATAGGAATCTGATCTCACAATATTTTCTTTTGTATTCGATGACTGGTGATCCAGAGGATTTTGATTTTCTTGTGGACTACGAATACAGTCAGGCTCAAATAGTTGCAAGGGTGGATGTGGTGAGTTCCACGACTATTTTAAGGATAATTAATAAGGTAAAGAATTTTATTAAAAAGAATTTATCACGGGAAGAATTTCCAGTAGTCACGGGGATGGCAGTAGTAATTGGTGAGCTTGTAAATTTGATAGTTAGAGGACAGGCATATAGTCTTGCATTTTCAATAGTGCTTGTTTTTATAGTCTGTGCTGTTTTTTTTAAATCAATTCGGACTGGATTAGTTTCTATAATCCCGCTTATAGTGGCTATGGCAGTCGTGTTCGGACTTATGGGGTATTTGAAGATTGAGCTGAATGTAGCTACTATGATGCTTTCGAGTATTATGATTGGTGTGGGAGTGGATTATACAATTCACTTTATTTACAGATTTAGAAAGGAACTTAATTCCGGTTTAAGTAAAGAAGAATCCATACTACAGACTCTAAATACCACCGGTAAAGGTATAGTGTACAATGCACTGTCAGTTATAGTGGGCTTTAGTGTGCTTTTCTTTTCAAGATTTTTACCGATTTACTTTTTCGGATTTTTAATTATTTTCTCCATAGCAACCTGTCTGATGGGAGCTTTGACGTTGATACCTGTTGTAATTGTTTCAATTAAGGGAGAGTTTTTCTATGAAAGAAAAAGAGAAAAAAATTGA
- a CDS encoding outer membrane lipoprotein-sorting protein: MRKIIIFIISVFYFSIVLSQTGREIMEKVDKENKYKTAVAKSRMILINKRGQKRERTVVRFEEDYEKGDVDKKTLVVFDYPNDIRGTALLVWSYNIPSKDDDRWLYLPAVKRVKRIAGKSKSEYFMGTDFTYDDLGGRSLDEDKFELIGKEVIDSVECFKIEAIPLEKEPTYSKRILWVLPEKWVIKRVDYFDNNGNLLKRMVCDRLENANGRWLYTKLQMNNIQKKHKTIIEIEDIAYDKPLEENIFTVSMLESGRILLLGK; this comes from the coding sequence ATGAGAAAGATCATAATTTTTATCATTTCAGTTTTTTATTTTTCAATAGTTTTGTCTCAAACAGGCCGTGAAATAATGGAGAAGGTTGATAAGGAAAATAAATATAAAACTGCTGTTGCTAAATCCAGAATGATTTTAATAAATAAGAGAGGGCAGAAGAGGGAGAGAACTGTCGTAAGGTTTGAGGAAGATTATGAAAAGGGAGATGTTGATAAGAAGACGCTTGTGGTTTTCGACTATCCAAACGATATACGGGGGACTGCACTTCTGGTCTGGAGCTATAATATTCCTTCTAAGGATGATGATAGGTGGTTGTATCTACCTGCAGTAAAGAGAGTAAAAAGGATAGCTGGTAAGAGTAAAAGTGAGTATTTTATGGGAACTGACTTTACCTATGATGACCTTGGAGGCAGAAGCCTTGATGAGGATAAGTTTGAGTTAATTGGGAAGGAGGTAATTGATAGCGTTGAATGTTTTAAAATAGAGGCGATTCCTTTAGAGAAGGAACCAACCTACAGTAAGCGAATCCTCTGGGTATTACCAGAGAAATGGGTTATAAAGAGGGTGGATTATTTCGACAATAATGGTAATCTGTTAAAACGTATGGTTTGTGATCGTTTGGAGAATGCAAATGGCAGATGGTTATACACAAAACTTCAAATGAATAATATTCAGAAAAAGCATAAGACGATTATAGAAATTGAGGATATAGCCTATGATAAACCTCTAGAAGAAAATATTTTTACAGTAAGTATGCTTGAGTCTGGAAGAATATTATTATTGGGGAAGTAA
- a CDS encoding TetR/AcrR family transcriptional regulator, with the protein MNIIRFANKQIIEQGIVSVNIERLCRIHGVSKKTLYKYFKNKDEFIRASILYYLFEVKIKIDEIEYLKNKPLEYLINFYKIIYEKIVPIKAEFMYEISIKHRSVWEEINSFRLGIIESLKPVIQKAQKQRLIKKSLNIDFFLFLISSIVQNVFMPEIFLEYKFNIRESLIHLLVIMFNGILEENVKVDIAKLLGEK; encoded by the coding sequence ATGAATATAATAAGATTTGCCAATAAGCAAATCATAGAGCAGGGTATTGTCAGTGTGAATATTGAAAGGTTATGTAGAATACATGGGGTCAGTAAAAAAACGCTGTACAAATATTTCAAAAATAAGGATGAATTTATTCGTGCAAGCATACTGTACTATCTATTTGAAGTAAAAATAAAAATCGATGAAATTGAGTATTTAAAAAATAAGCCTCTGGAATATCTAATCAACTTCTATAAAATAATATATGAAAAGATTGTCCCTATAAAGGCTGAATTTATGTATGAAATATCCATAAAACATAGGAGTGTATGGGAAGAGATAAATAGCTTCAGATTGGGTATAATAGAATCTCTGAAACCAGTAATACAAAAAGCTCAAAAGCAAAGACTTATTAAAAAAAGTCTAAATATTGATTTCTTTTTATTTTTAATCTCCTCTATAGTTCAAAATGTATTTATGCCTGAAATATTTCTTGAATATAAATTTAATATTAGAGAAAGTCTAATTCATTTACTCGTGATCATGTTTAATGGGATATTAGAGGAAAATGTTAAAGTTGATATAGCTAAATTATTAGGTGAGAAATGA